CAGCACGGGGAGGGTTCCTTTAGCAGGTCAATGAAAGAGTGTCCTTCGCGCAGGCGGGCCAATCGGGCCTGGGCATCGGGGCGGTCGAGGAATTCGGGGGTGACCACTGGCGGGCGCAACATGCCGCGCGCCTCCAGTTCCTCCACCACCGGCACATGGTGTTCGGCGATCTTCCCGTACCACAGCGGGTCCAGGGACAGGCCATCGGCGACGCGTCGCAACACCTGCCGGAAGCCCCGCAGGTAGATCGCGTCCTTGGTCAGGCCGCCGGAGCGGAAGATGCGCGCGACGATGTTGAAGGCGCCCCGGCTGGAGAAACCGTGCTCGACCTGCAGCAGGCGATGGCAGGCAATGAAGTCGGCGCCTTCGAGCATCGCGTGAACCACCAGCACGCGGGCGGCGAGCAGCCGCAGACGCGCCACGGTCAGGCCGCCGACGATGAACTCGGCAAACACGCCCAGCCCTTCCTGCAGACCTTCGTAGCCGGCCAGCCCGGCGCCGAAAATGCCCAGCCCCTGCTGGCTGCCGTTGATGTAGGTGAGCACATGCACGCTGATCTCATGCTGCAGCAGGGGGTCCACCCGCGCGCTCGGGACGCGGGTGGCGGTGGAGATCAGCAGCGAACGCCCGGACACCATCAGCCCGGGACCGGTGTCCGCGCGCAGGCAGGTCTCCGCGATGGCGAAAGCCGGGGTGCGCCGGGTGTAGCGCGCGAGGATCCGCTCGGCGGCGGCCTGGACGCCTTCGGCATCGACGTAATCCCGGCTGCCCTCGCTGCCGGGCGCGAACGCCTCCAGCAGCCTGTTGGCCACCTCCAGCAGTTCCGGCTCCACACCGCCGTACTGGATCAGCGACACATGGCGGAAAGCGGGGGTGTTGCGCCGTTGCAGCATCATCAGCTGCTGGTCCAGCTCCAGCCGCTTCTCGTTGAACAGCTCCTCGATCACCGGGTCCTCGACCGCGCGCAGGTCGATGTCGTACAGGCGACGCTTGACGACATCGGGGCTGATCGGCAACGGACGGTAGTGGAAGTCCGGCGACGTGCTCCGCTTGCCCGCCTCGAAGGCCTCGAACGCTTCCACGGTGTTGATCGGCGAGATGCCGAGCAGGAAGTCGAACGAGGCACTGATGTTGGCCAGCGCCTCGTCGGCACGCTTTGCCGCTTTGACGAAGCGCCGGCGACCAA
The genomic region above belongs to Lysobacter avium and contains:
- a CDS encoding flavohemoglobin expression-modulating QEGLA motif protein; amino-acid sequence: MTDNEPVQQPPSPDLGGEHAHRRKLDGGGRVHIDRPLPFLILAGHPDEPFSLARRVASISAASVIWPQAGGELAVAGAAAEVTLLLDHLADAYPKFLVIALHDLPRDLSLHEESPRLEPFEFVLAASADPAAQDVVDTMHSALSELEIDLRVPQFRTQPLPPLPPALAEALDGRDGISVLSLGIPQIHRIPGDPRRIYPQIYHQVESAIHDALLQAAAHFIELAEHEDDADTPRPHHRSLGRRRFVKAAKRADEALANISASFDFLLGISPINTVEAFEAFEAGKRSTSPDFHYRPLPISPDVVKRRLYDIDLRAVEDPVIEELFNEKRLELDQQLMMLQRRNTPAFRHVSLIQYGGVEPELLEVANRLLEAFAPGSEGSRDYVDAEGVQAAAERILARYTRRTPAFAIAETCLRADTGPGLMVSGRSLLISTATRVPSARVDPLLQHEISVHVLTYINGSQQGLGIFGAGLAGYEGLQEGLGVFAEFIVGGLTVARLRLLAARVLVVHAMLEGADFIACHRLLQVEHGFSSRGAFNIVARIFRSGGLTKDAIYLRGFRQVLRRVADGLSLDPLWYGKIAEHHVPVVEELEARGMLRPPVVTPEFLDRPDAQARLARLREGHSFIDLLKEPSPC